The Nitrospiria bacterium nucleotide sequence GCTGCTGACCCCTTACCTGGCTTATCTTCCGGCGGAGCGTCTGGGCGGGTCCGGGGTCCTGGCGACGGCGGTTGCGGGCCTCTATATCGGACGGAACTTCTCCCTCCTGTCCACCCCCGGGATCCGGCTGGCGGCCATTCCAATCTGGCAGATGCTCGTATTCATCCTGAACAACGTTCTTTTTCTGGTTACCGGTTTGCAGTTGAAATCCGTAATCGAGAATACCGCCGGCCTTCCGGCCTCCGCCCTGCTTTACGACGGAGTTTTGATCAGCGTCGCAGTCATCGCGGCCCGGATCCTCTGGGTGTTTCCCTCCGCTTTTTTGCCGCGATTCCTCAGCGCGCGGATTCGAAAGCGCGACCCGCTGCCGCCCTGGCGGCAAATCTTCATCGTGTCGTGGACCGGAATGAGGGGATCCGTCTCCCTGGCGGCGGCTTTTGGAATCCCGGCCCTTACGCAGATCGGGACCCCTTTTCCGGACCGTCACTTGATTATCTTTATTACGTTTTGCGTGATTGTGAGCACGCTGGTCTTTCAGGGGATCACGCTTCCGTCCCTGATCCGGTGGCTTGGCGTCGACCGGGACGGCGCACGGGAAAGGCGGGGGGCCCATTACCAGGAAACCTCGGCGCGCATCGAGGCGGCCCATGCGGCCCTCGCCGAAATCGATACCTGGCCGACGAAAGGAGATTGTTCGATCGATACGGCGCGTCACTTGCGCGGTTACTACCAAAAGCAGATTCACAATCTCAACCGCCATCGGGACGAGGAAAGCGACGGTGAATTCGGCCATCTTTCAAAGAGAGAAGTCGAGCTGCAGCTGAAGGCCTTGGCCACGGAACGATCGAAGATCATGGAGCTTCACAACGCCGGTCGTATCAGCGATGCGGTACTTCGTTTTATCGAGCTCGATTTGGACCTTCAGGAAATGCGCCTGGATCAGACCTTGCACCCAAACGACACCGCCTAGCCCTCACCCGATGACTTCCGCAT carries:
- a CDS encoding Na+/H+ antiporter, which produces MEVTNLIEIVLVLIAAMVGLTILSNRLSVPVPLILVPAGVLLGFIPWFPQIELNPDLILLVFLPPLVYAGGFSSSWQAFRKNLRPIFLLSFGLVLFTMGVVAVVAHRFIPGLGWAAAFVLGAIVAPTDDVAAATIARRLSLPHRIVSVLEGEGLMNDATALTAFRFATAAAVIASFSFNKALGTFLAVVFGEVGYGLFLGWAVSKFRQKLGDPALGITVSLLTPYLAYLPAERLGGSGVLATAVAGLYIGRNFSLLSTPGIRLAAIPIWQMLVFILNNVLFLVTGLQLKSVIENTAGLPASALLYDGVLISVAVIAARILWVFPSAFLPRFLSARIRKRDPLPPWRQIFIVSWTGMRGSVSLAAAFGIPALTQIGTPFPDRHLIIFITFCVIVSTLVFQGITLPSLIRWLGVDRDGARERRGAHYQETSARIEAAHAALAEIDTWPTKGDCSIDTARHLRGYYQKQIHNLNRHRDEESDGEFGHLSKREVELQLKALATERSKIMELHNAGRISDAVLRFIELDLDLQEMRLDQTLHPNDTA